The Solanum lycopersicum chromosome 6, SLM_r2.1 genome has a window encoding:
- the LOC101263821 gene encoding nudix hydrolase 19, chloroplastic isoform X2: MIFRLSFTNSAATRLVSLSKFPILRTPQFSTMSTNFFKSHAFAGNPIKLRTPKSTDPFSPPSALKTLKNLLLGNTHEPHSPNFKILPFRKGRPLAGSVRESNEPNWHLGWLSFEDCKAFLENSEVNLSEDTLVYLGSDSEGDGVYVVYWGIDVTEAGNGLVKELGGKQFCFVELRTLMVATDWENASSMGQLAIAGHARSLLEWHTASRFCGFCGGKNILIDAGRRKQCSNELCKKKIYPRVDPPGESLEEAVRRETWEETGIEVGQVVYHSSQPWPVGPSSMPCQLMVGFFAYAKSLDINVDKEELEDAKWHSREVVKKALTIAEYKKAQKTACGKVDQMCKGVERGQSLSSDFNVESGELAPMFIPGPFAIANHLISSWVNGVESQLASSFSNL; encoded by the exons ATGATCTTTCGTCTTTCCTTCACAAATTCAGCTGCTACCCGTCTCGTCTCCCTCTCCAAATTCCCAATTCTCAGAACCCCACAATTCTCCACCATGTCTACCAATTTCTTCAAGTCTCACGCCTTTGCAGGCAACCCCATTAAGCTAAGAACCCCTAAATCAACTGATCCATTTTCACCACCCTCTGCTCTCAAGACCCTTAAAAACCTTCTTTTAGGAAATACCCATGAACCCCATTCCCCTAATTTCAAGATCTTGCCTTTCAGAAAGGGAAGGCCATTGGCTGGTTCAGTTAGGGAATCGAATGAGCCGAATTGGCACCTGGGTTGGTTGAGTTTTGAGGATTGTAAGGCTTTCTTGGAGAACTCTGAGGTTAATTTGAGTGAAGATACTTTGGTTTATTTGGGTTCTGATTCTGAGGGTGATGGGGTTTATGTTGTGTACTGGGGTATTGATGTGACAGAGGCTGGTAATGGATTGGTTAAAGAATTGGGGGGTAAGCAGTTTTGCTTTGTTGAGCTTAGGACTCTGATGGTTGCCACTGATTGGGAAAATGCTTCGTCCATGGGACAACTTGCTATTGCTGGTCAT GCCAGATCATTACTAGAATGGCATACAGCATCACGTTTTTGTGGATTTTGTGGAGGTAAGAACATTTTAATTGATGCTGGGAGACGGAAACAGTGCTCTAATGAGTTATGCAAGAAGAAAATCTATCCTCGAGTTGATCCA CCAGGGGAAAGTTTGGAGGAGGCTGTGAGAAGAGAAACATGGGAGGAGACCGGTATTGAAGTTGGACAAGTTGTTTACCATAGTTCTCAGCCATGGCCTG TTGGACCTAGCAGCATGCCATGCCAACTTATGGTGGGATTCTTTGCTTATGCAAAATCACTGGATATTAATGTGGATAAGGAGGAATTAGAAG ATGCGAAATGGCACAGCAGAGAAGTTGTGAAAAAGGCACTCACGATTGCGGAATACAAGAAGGCACAGAAGACTGCTTGTGGTAAAGTGGACCAAATGTGCAAGGGTGTAGAAAGAGGACAGAGCTTGTCTTCCGATTTCAATGTGGAAAGTGGGGAACTTGCTCCTATGTTTATCCCGGGGCCCTTTGCAATTGCTAATCATCTCATTTCCTCTTGGGTGAATGGGGTTGAATCACAACTTGCAAgttctttctcaaatttatAG
- the LOC101264130 gene encoding bifunctional monodehydroascorbate reductase and carbonic anhydrase nectarin-3-like isoform X1, translated as MNMATIIKIFFFSFLFHSSEFLARSLEVDDTSDEFSYDQYANNGPAKWGEISSNCNGNLQSPIDLDNKVVEVVSNLGILQKYYKPSNATLVNRGHDIMLRWDGDAGYLKINETQYQLLQIHWHTPSEHSIDGKRYDMEAHLVHMSSDGKIAVIAILYEIGLLPDDLLTILEGDLIAVADKKGAEKPMGIIDPNIIKLDVNIYYRYIGSLTTPPCTQGVVWTIDGKVNSVTARQIKLLQDAVVNGFESNARPVQPLNERSIKLNKSCYFHWLTT; from the exons ATGAATATGGCAACAATAAtcaaaatcttcttcttttcttttcttttccattcAAGTGAATTTCTTGCAAGATCTCTAGAAGTTG ATGATACGAGTGATGAATTTAGTTATGATCAATACGCGAATAATGGACCAGCTAAATGGGGAGAAATATCGAGTAACTGCAATGGAAATTTACAATCTCCAATTGATCTTGATAACAAAGTGGTTGAAGTTGTATCAAATTTAggaattcttcaaaaatactaCAAACCATCCAATGCCACTCTTGTGAATAGAGGACATGATATAATG TTGAGATGGGATGGTGATGCAGGATACTTGAAGATAAATGAAACTCAATATCAACTCCTACAAATTCATTGGCACACACCTTCCGAACATAGTATCGACGGTAAAAg ATATGATATGGAGGCTCATTTGGTACATATGAGCAGTGATGGAAAAATTGCTGTCATTGCAATCCTCTACGAAATTGGATTATTGCCTGATGATCTCCTGACCATA CTAGAGGGTGATTTAATAGCTGTTGCTGATAAAAAAGGTGCAGAAAAACCCATGGGAATTATTGatccaaatataataaaattggatgttaatatatattatagataTATTGGCTCCCTAACTACCCCTCCTTGCactcaaggtgttgtttggactatTGATGGAAAG gTTAATAGTGTAACAGCAAGACAAATAAAACTGCTCCAAGATGCTGTTGTTAAC GGGTTCGAATCTAATGCCAGACCAGTTCAGCCATTAAACGAACGTTCTATCAAACTAAACAAATCTTGTTATTTTCATTGGCTGACTACATGA
- the LOC101263821 gene encoding nudix hydrolase 19, chloroplastic isoform X1 — translation MIFRLSFTNSAATRLVSLSKFPILRTPQFSTMSTNFFKSHAFAGNPIKLRTPKSTDPFSPPSALKTLKNLLLGNTHEPHSPNFKILPFRKGRPLAGSVRESNEPNWHLGWLSFEDCKAFLENSEVNLSEDTLVYLGSDSEGDGVYVVYWGIDVTEAGNGLVKELGGKQFCFVELRTLMVATDWENASSMGQLAIAGHARSLLEWHTASRFCGFCGGKNILIDAGRRKQCSNELCKKKIYPRVDPVVIMLVIDKENDRALLSRQSRFVPRMWSCLAGFMEPGESLEEAVRRETWEETGIEVGQVVYHSSQPWPVGPSSMPCQLMVGFFAYAKSLDINVDKEELEDAKWHSREVVKKALTIAEYKKAQKTACGKVDQMCKGVERGQSLSSDFNVESGELAPMFIPGPFAIANHLISSWVNGVESQLASSFSNL, via the exons ATGATCTTTCGTCTTTCCTTCACAAATTCAGCTGCTACCCGTCTCGTCTCCCTCTCCAAATTCCCAATTCTCAGAACCCCACAATTCTCCACCATGTCTACCAATTTCTTCAAGTCTCACGCCTTTGCAGGCAACCCCATTAAGCTAAGAACCCCTAAATCAACTGATCCATTTTCACCACCCTCTGCTCTCAAGACCCTTAAAAACCTTCTTTTAGGAAATACCCATGAACCCCATTCCCCTAATTTCAAGATCTTGCCTTTCAGAAAGGGAAGGCCATTGGCTGGTTCAGTTAGGGAATCGAATGAGCCGAATTGGCACCTGGGTTGGTTGAGTTTTGAGGATTGTAAGGCTTTCTTGGAGAACTCTGAGGTTAATTTGAGTGAAGATACTTTGGTTTATTTGGGTTCTGATTCTGAGGGTGATGGGGTTTATGTTGTGTACTGGGGTATTGATGTGACAGAGGCTGGTAATGGATTGGTTAAAGAATTGGGGGGTAAGCAGTTTTGCTTTGTTGAGCTTAGGACTCTGATGGTTGCCACTGATTGGGAAAATGCTTCGTCCATGGGACAACTTGCTATTGCTGGTCAT GCCAGATCATTACTAGAATGGCATACAGCATCACGTTTTTGTGGATTTTGTGGAGGTAAGAACATTTTAATTGATGCTGGGAGACGGAAACAGTGCTCTAATGAGTTATGCAAGAAGAAAATCTATCCTCGAGTTGATCCA GTTGTGATTATGTTAGTTATTGACAAAGAGAATGACCGTGCGTTATTAAGTAGGCAGTCAAGATTTGTGCCTCGCATGTGGAGTTGTCTAGCTGGTTTCATGGAG CCAGGGGAAAGTTTGGAGGAGGCTGTGAGAAGAGAAACATGGGAGGAGACCGGTATTGAAGTTGGACAAGTTGTTTACCATAGTTCTCAGCCATGGCCTG TTGGACCTAGCAGCATGCCATGCCAACTTATGGTGGGATTCTTTGCTTATGCAAAATCACTGGATATTAATGTGGATAAGGAGGAATTAGAAG ATGCGAAATGGCACAGCAGAGAAGTTGTGAAAAAGGCACTCACGATTGCGGAATACAAGAAGGCACAGAAGACTGCTTGTGGTAAAGTGGACCAAATGTGCAAGGGTGTAGAAAGAGGACAGAGCTTGTCTTCCGATTTCAATGTGGAAAGTGGGGAACTTGCTCCTATGTTTATCCCGGGGCCCTTTGCAATTGCTAATCATCTCATTTCCTCTTGGGTGAATGGGGTTGAATCACAACTTGCAAgttctttctcaaatttatAG
- the LOC101264130 gene encoding bifunctional monodehydroascorbate reductase and carbonic anhydrase nectarin-3-like isoform X2 — protein MNMATIIKIFFFSFLFHSSEFLARSLEVDDTSDEFSYDQYANNGPAKWGEISSNCNGNLQSPIDLDNKVVEVVSNLGILQKYYKPSNATLVNRGHDIMLRWDGDAGYLKINETQYQLLQIHWHTPSEHSIDGKRYDMEAHLVHMSSDGKIAVIAILYEIGLLPDDLLTILEGDLIAVADKKGAEKPMGIIDPNIIKLDVNIYYRYIGSLTTPPCTQGVVWTIDGKGFESNARPVQPLNERSIKLNKSCYFHWLTT, from the exons ATGAATATGGCAACAATAAtcaaaatcttcttcttttcttttcttttccattcAAGTGAATTTCTTGCAAGATCTCTAGAAGTTG ATGATACGAGTGATGAATTTAGTTATGATCAATACGCGAATAATGGACCAGCTAAATGGGGAGAAATATCGAGTAACTGCAATGGAAATTTACAATCTCCAATTGATCTTGATAACAAAGTGGTTGAAGTTGTATCAAATTTAggaattcttcaaaaatactaCAAACCATCCAATGCCACTCTTGTGAATAGAGGACATGATATAATG TTGAGATGGGATGGTGATGCAGGATACTTGAAGATAAATGAAACTCAATATCAACTCCTACAAATTCATTGGCACACACCTTCCGAACATAGTATCGACGGTAAAAg ATATGATATGGAGGCTCATTTGGTACATATGAGCAGTGATGGAAAAATTGCTGTCATTGCAATCCTCTACGAAATTGGATTATTGCCTGATGATCTCCTGACCATA CTAGAGGGTGATTTAATAGCTGTTGCTGATAAAAAAGGTGCAGAAAAACCCATGGGAATTATTGatccaaatataataaaattggatgttaatatatattatagataTATTGGCTCCCTAACTACCCCTCCTTGCactcaaggtgttgtttggactatTGATGGAAAG GGGTTCGAATCTAATGCCAGACCAGTTCAGCCATTAAACGAACGTTCTATCAAACTAAACAAATCTTGTTATTTTCATTGGCTGACTACATGA